The Geothermobacter hydrogeniphilus genome segment GTGGCGCTGGCTGAATATGCTCTGGGTCGCGCTCGGCGCCTTTTTCCTGAGTTTTGTCTGGCGTTGGGCCATGGAGCGCAAGCAGTTGCGCAGCAGGGCCGATGAGGAAAGCGGCGGTGATGACGGTACCGGCCTCGGTCATCGTCTGCTGCATGACCCCAAGCTGTTCCGGCCTGCCCTGGGCGGTCTGGCCGCCGCGGCGTTGCTGTTCCCCTGGGTGCTCGACGTCTACCAGGTCAACATCATGGTGCTGGCGCTGATTTTCGTCGTCCTCGGCCTCGGTCTCAATATCACCGTCGGCCTTGCCGGTCTGCTCGATCTCGGTTATGTCGCCTTTTTTGCCGTCGGCGCCTATTCCTATGCGCTGATCAACCAGTATTACGGCCTCGGCTTCTGGGCCTGTCTGCCGGTCGGCGGTATTATTGGTGCTTTTCTCGGGGTGGTGCTCGGCTTTCCGATTCTGCGTCTGCGCGGTGATTACCTGGCCATCGTCACCCTCGGTTTCGGCTCGATCGCCAAGATCGTGATCGAAAACTGGGAAGATTTCACCAACGGTGCCAAGGGCGTTGCCAATATTCCCCGTCCGGGATTGTTCGGGATGGAGATGAATATCGGTGCGGCCACAATCTACACTTACTACCTGATGCTGTTGATGGTGCTGTTCACCATCTTCGTCACCAACCGGCTCAAGGATTCACGTATCGGTCGGGCCTGGATGGCGTTGCGCGAGGATGAGATCGCCTGCGTGGCGATGGGGGTCGATATGGCCCGCACCAAGCTCTCGGCCTATGCCTTCGGAGCCTTCTGGGCGGGAGCGGTCGGTGTCATCTTTGCCGCCCGCAATACCTACATTAATCCCAACAGCTTCACGTTCATGGAATCGGCTATCGTCCTTTCCATTGTCGTGCTGGGTGGTATGGGGTCGATTGTCGGCGTGATCATTGCCGCGCTGGTACTGATCCTGATGCCGGAGTATCTGCGCGCCTTTGCCGATTACCGGATGCTGGTGTTCGGTGCGGTGATGGTGCTGATGATGATCTTCCGTCCCCAGGGGCTGATTGCCAATGTCCGGAAAACCTACGTCCACCGCAAGCCTGCGGCGGAGGAGAGCAATGGCTGAAACTGCAGAAAAACTTCTCGAAGTTCGTGAGTTGACAATGGATTTCGGCGGCTTGCGGGCCGTCGACAGCGTCACCCTTGAAGTCGCCGCTGGAGAGATCGTCGCCCTGATTGGTCCCAACGGTGCTGGCAAAACCACTTTCTTCAATTGTGTCACCGGGATCTACAAACCGACTCGTGGTGAAATCCTGGTCAACCCCCCGGGGCGGAAGAAGCAGAAGATCAACGGCTACAAGCCGAATCGGGTGACCGGTATCGGTATGGCGCGGACCTTCCAGAACATTCGTCTGTTCCAGAACATGACGGTGCTGGAGAATGTCATGATCGGCCGTCATTGCCGGACCACCACCAGTATCGTCGGCGCTATTTTGCGGGGGCCCGCGACCAAGCGCCAGGAGCGGGAGACGATCGATCGCAGTTATGAACTGCTGGAGAAGGTCGGTCTGGTCGAGTTCGCCGACGAATTCGCCAAGAACCTTCCCTACGGTGCTCAGCGACGGCTGGAGATCGCCCGGGCGATGGCGACCGACCCGTTCCTGTTGCTGCTTGACGAACCGGCCGCGGGAATGAACCCGCAGGAAACCAGGGAACTTGACGAACTGATCGTCAAGATCAGCAAAGATGAAGAGATTTCCATCCTGTTGATCGAACACGACATGAAACTGGTGATGAATATCTCTGATCGGATCTACGTCATGGAGTACGGCAAGAAGATCGCCAAGGGATCTCCCCAGGAGATCCGCAGCAATCCGAAGGTCATCGAGGCCTACCTCGGAGAGGGAGGTGACGATGCTTAAGGTTAAGAATATCAATACTTTCTACGGCAATATCCAGGCCCTAAAGGGGGTCAGTCTTGAGGTTCATGAAGGTGAGATCGTCACCCTGATCGGTGCCAACGGCGCCGGCAAGACCACCACCCTGATGTCCCTCAGCGGCATCGTTCCGCCGCGTAGCGGCGACATTGAGTTTCAGGGCCGGTCGATCCGGGGACTCTCCGGCGACAAGCTGGTCGAGATGGGCATCATCCAGGTTCCGGAAGGACGGCGGATTTTTCCCAACATGACGGTGGTTGAAAACCTTGAAATGGGTGCCTATCTGCGCACCAACAAGCTGCTGATCAAGCAGGATATGAATATGGTCATGGATCTCTTTCCGATCCTTGCCCAGCGTCGCAGCCAGGTCGGCGGCACTCTCTCCGGCGGTGAACAGCAGATGCTGGCGATTTCCCGGGCCCTGATGGCGCGGCCGCGGCTGTTGCTGCTTGACGAGCCGTCCCTGGGGCTGGCGCCGATCATTATCCAGCAGATTTTTGACATCATCCGCAAGATCAACAAGGAGAACAACACTACGATTTTCCTTGTCGAGCAGAACGCCAACCAGGCGTTGAAGCTCGCCGATCGCGGCTACGTGATGGAGAATGGTGCCATCTCGCTGGCTGACAGTGCTGCCAACCTGCTGGCCAACGAAGAAGTGAAAACCGCTTATCTGGGTATTTGATCCACCAACGTATGAGTATGATCAAAGTTAAATGGTGAATCCGGTGGGCGCGAGTGATATCGCGCCCTTTCTTTTTCCCTGAATCAATCCGACAGATAGCAATCCCTGATTTGCTTGTCCCCGGACGCCGGCATGCTTTTCCTCGTTCGGGATGGTAGAATGATGATGAATGTCTTCCGAGGAGGGTTGATTCTCACGTGCCTAAACCCCGGTTCAGCCTGAAAACCCGTTTTGTCTTCGGTCTGGGACTGATGCTTCTGCCGTTGCTGGTGGTGATCGGTGTCAGTTTTTCCGCAATGGATCACCTGTCCGGAATCCTGGACAGTCTCGCGAAGGAGTCTGTTGCTGAAATCGGCCCCGTGTCCGAGCTTCAGGAACGTCTCCACCAGGTTGAAGACGCGATGCGTCAGGAGCGTAGCCATCGGGGGGGGGGGACTGTGGCAAGCCTGGCCCCGTTGATCGATCGGGCCTATGCCGAGATTATATCCAGCAGCCCGTTTTCTCAACCGGAAGAAAAAAACGCTGTCCTCGGTTCCCGGCATGCCTGGAGGCAGGTTGTCAATCTCTGGAACCAGGGAACGGGCGGCCTGGTGGAGATTGACAAGCAACTGCACCTGGCCGAACAGCTGTTGGGACAGGCGCGAAATGTTGCGTTGAGTGAAATCAACCTGTTGCATACCCAGCAACGCAACAGCCGCTGGGCGGCGGATATTTTTCTGGGCGCCGTCCTGCTGCTCGGAGTCGGGTTGTCGGTTTTGATTGGTGTGGTTTTCTCCCGGGCGGTACTCGGGCCGGTGCGGGAGTTGGAGGCAGGAGTGCGGCAGTTTGGTGATGGTGAACTGTCGGCGCGAGTTGCGGAACTCAGTCAGGACGAATTGGGTGACCTGGCGCGGACCTTCAACCAGATGGCCCGCAAGTTGGAGCAGAATCACCAGGAACTGGCCAGCCTCTCGACGGTCGATTTTCTTACCGGGCTGCATAACGTGCGGGAATTTTATCGCCTGTTTTACGACGAAACCCGGCGGGTTGACCGCTATGGGCATTGTTTTTCGTTGTTGCTCATTGATATCGACCGTTTCAAGGAAATCAACGACACCTTCGGTCACCAACTGGGGGATTACGTGCTGCAGGAAGTTGCCCGCAAACTGGGTGAGCTGATTCGGGCCAGCGACCATGCCGCCAGGATCGGCGGCGATGAGTTCGCCGTGTTGCTGCCGGAGACGGATGTGGATGATGCCCGGGATTTCGGTGAACGCATCCGCGGCTATTTTTCCGGACATGCGATTGCCCAGGTCGACCACCCGGATGAGGAGATCCGTATCAGCGTCAGTATCGGCCTGGCGAGTTATCCCGAGACGGCTCGTAATGCCAATGAACTGTTTGCCGCTGCTGATGCCGCCCTTTATCGGGCCAAGCAGGGAGGACGCAACCTGTTGTGTCAGGCCGGTCTGAACTCTGACCCGGACTCCCGGTCGGAAGGGTGAGCCTGAACGATGACGAAGCCGGTGATTCGGGTAAATTTTATCGTCTGTCCCTCCGAAAAGGGAAGCAGACAGGCTGTTTGCCTGAACCTGAGTCTTGCCACACCTGGAGGCGAATGATGACTGGACCCAAGGAACACCCGAGCGACAAGTATTGTCCACGTTTCGGTCACCTGGCCGTGGAAATGGGCTATGTGACACCTCAGCAGCTTAAAGAGGCGCTCAGTGAGCAGGTTGATGACAATCTTTCCGGGCGCCAACATCGTATCCTCGGGGCGATTTTCTTCGATCGCGGCTGGATGACTCCCGGGCAGATCGATGAGGTTCTCAACCGGCTGTTTCGTTCGATCAAGGAAGAGATATCCTGACAGACACGTCAGCATGCTTGTCGATGTTGACTTGTTTTACGAAGCGGTGCCCTGGACTGTCTTATCTTTGGATGGTCATTCCGCTACCAGTTGTGGTATATATGGCCATGCGTTGATTGTTGACCCGGATCAGTCGTCACGGTTGCCGATGGCCCAGGGCAGGTATTGGTCTGCTTGTTCCATCCCCCCGGGTTGGCTGACCCGGGGGGATGTGTCCACGGGCGAGGGTCATCCTGTCTTCCATTTCAGTGACATGACCGGTGCCTGGTCGGAGTCGCGTTGCGAAAACGACGCACGATTCCGCTGTTATGGAGTTCTGCATGACCCGACAGCCGACATTGCGGACCGCACTTCTCTGGCGTTTTCTGCTGCTTGCCCTGTTGCCGTTGGTCCTGATCGGCCTGCTGACCTTTCGTACCGTCACTCATACCATCACTGACAGTCTTGAAGCCAAGAACCTGCTGCTGGCGACATCCCTGGCCAGGGAAGTCGAGGAAACCCTGCGCGAGCCGCAGACGGTCCTGCGCCAACTGGCATCGGTCATGCTTGATTACAATATGGGCAGGGGCACGGTGGTCGATGGTCTGCTCGACAATGCGGTCAGCAATGCCAGCTACTTTGAGGCGATTCTGCTTGTTGACCCCTCGGGTAAAGTGTTGCATGTGGGCCTGCCGGACAGTTTGGCAGACCGACGAAATGGTTATCTCGGGATGGATTTGTCGCAGATGGAACCGGTTCGTCGGGCCGGCCGAACCGGGCAGGTTCTCTGGTCAGACACTCTTCTTTCTCCTCCGGGAGATCACCAGTACCTGTGCCTGGTTTATCCTTTCGGCAATCGACTGCTGGTTGGAAACCTGAATATCGCCTACCTGGGGCAACTCAGCAACCGTGAGCACGCTGAGTCAAGCCTCAGTTTTACCATTCTCGATCACACCGGAACCGTGATCCTGCACTCTCGTCTGATGCCGGAGGGTCCGCGTGTCGATCTCAGCCGGCTGAAACCGGTTCGAGAAGGACTGGCCGGACATCAGGGCACTTTCCCCTTCACCTGGCAGGGTCGCGACCTGGTCGGTACCGTCGTCAGTATCCCGACCACCGGCTGGCTGGTCCTGGTTTCCCAGGATGTGGATGTCGCCTACGCCGCCAGTTTTCAGGTCCGAAATTCCTTTTTCATCGGTTGTCTTCTGGCGCTGGGATTGGCATTGGGGGTCGCGTTGGCGTTCAGTAACCGGCTGGTACAGCCATTACGGACCCTGGCGCGTGAAGCTCAGGATATTGCCATCGGCGATTACCAGGTCGGCATAGCACCGCAACTGCACCAGGAGACAGAAGAACTGGCCGCTAGTTTTCGGGGGATGGCGGCCGAGATCAACCTGCGGGAGAATGAGTTGCTTGAGAGCCGGGAACATTACCTGCGGCTGTTCAATTGCGGCAATGATGCGGTGTTGGTTTTTGAACTGGCTGAGGACGGGACGCCGGGGCGGTTCATCGAGGTCAATGATATAGCCTGTGAAGCACTTGGCTTCCTTCGGACCGAGTTGCTGGCCATGCGGCCGCGGCAGGTGCTGAACGTTTTTGCGGAAGCCTCGGAACAGGCGGATGAGGTGGTCTCTCGCGGACGACGGCAGGGGCATGTGTTGTTCGAAACAGATCTGATCACCCGCACCGGTGAACGACTGCCGGTGGAGCTCAACGTACGTTTTTTTGATCGTGAGGGAAAAGCAACCGCCCTGGCCGTGGCACGGGATATTCGAGAACGCCGTGAAGCCGAACAGGCGTTGCGACAAAGTGAAAAAGAGCATCGGTTGCTGGCGCAGCAACTTCGGACACTGTTTGACGGGATACCTGACAGCCTGGTGCTTTACGATGAACAAATGCGGATTCTGCGGGCCAACCGCGGGGCAGTGGAACTGCTGTGCTGTTCTGAACAGGACCTGGTTGGGCAATGTTGTCACCAGATCCTGTATGATCGCCGGCAGCCCTGTGATGATTGCGCGGTGGCAAGGGCGCTGGCCAGCGGTCGGCTGGAAATGGGGCAGTGGGAGCGGGCCGAAGGGCGACTTCTGGAAGTGCGGGCTTTTCCGGTTGTCAATGACCAGGGTGCCGTCATACGGGTCATCGAACTGGCTCAGGATGTCACGGAAAAATTACGCGCGCAGCGGGAGACGATTCGAACCGGACAATTGGTTGCCATAGGTGAATTGGCGGCCGGGGTCGCCCACGAGATCAACAACCCGATCAACGGCATCATCAACTATGCGCAGATCCTTGCCAACCATGCCGAGCGTGGCGGCGATTCTCCGGACCTGCCGAACCGGATCATCAAGGAAGGGAATCGGATCGCGGCGATTGTCAGCAGTCTGCTCAACTTCTCCCGCAGCAAGAAAGAGGAGATCATGCCTGTCCCGCTGCACGAGATGGTCAATGATGCTCTTACGCTGATGAAAACCCTGTTGCGCAAGGACGGTATCGAGGTTGACGTGCGGCTTCCACCGGAGCTGCCGCCGGTCGCTGGTCGTTATCAGCAGCTGGAACAGGTCCTGATCAATTTGCTCAGCAATGCCCGTCATGCCCTCAACAGTCGGTATGACGGGCACCATGAAGAGAAACGGTTGGAAATATCGGCGCTTGAGCATGATGACGGCATGGTCAGGATCATGGTCTGGGACCATGGTGTCGGCATTCCTGAGCCGCTCGTCGAGCGGATTCTCAATCCATTCTTTACCACCAAGCCGGCCGGGGAGGGGACCGGTCTCGGCCTTTCCATCTCCCACGGCATCATCCGTGAGCATGGCGGACGCATCGATTTTGAGAGCAAAGAGGGGGAATATACCCGGGTGCTGATTGATCTGCCGGTTTACAGCCGGAAGGACGCCTGAATCGTCCCGCGCATTCCGTTAACGGGGTCACGAATGCGGCTGGTGCAGGTTTCGGTTTGACGAATGTCGGAGAGTGGTGACCCGGCCTGTGGATCCTCCCCGGGGTTCAGGAGAGACTGGCCCCTGTTGTCGTCATGGTCAGTTTGCCGTGCTTGACCCCCTTGGTCCCGATCAGTTCATCAGCCAGCCGTTTCACTTTACGGCTGGCCCCCCGGACGACAACCACTTCCAGACAATGGTGGGCGTCGAGGTGAACATGCAGCGCCGAGACGATGGCATCATGGTGCGAATGCTGGTGGTCGGTCAGTTTGTCCGCCAGGTCGCGGGTATGATGATCGTAGACCAGGGTGACGGTGCCGACGGTTTCGCTGTCATCCTGGCGCCATTCCTGTTCAACCAGGGCGGCTCGGATCAGGTCCCGTATAGCCTCGGACCGATTCGCATAGCCCTTGTCTCCAATCATCCGGTCAAAACGGCTCAACAGATCCTGGTCGATAGAGATGCCGAAGCGGGTCAGATCGGTCATGTTCGCTCCTCCGGTACGTACCTGATTGGAACCGACGTTGAGCGCGGTCGATGGGGATTACATCGGGAGCCGTCGGCCGGTCAACATCGCCCGGATACTTTGTCACAGCCACCCGGAAGGGTCAAGGATCTTGCCTTCTTAGCCGTTGCTATCCCCTTTTTATCCACAGGTTTCCCACGCTCCATTCACAAGATGTTGGGTGGTGGTGCAGGGAAAATCCCAAGATGTAGTGTTTTTCCCCTTGACTCCCCCACCCCCTGTGCTAGATTGAAACCGTTTCCGTCTGTTGATGATGTTTTGCTGGAGGGAGGGCCCCATGCTGGAATTCATTCGTAAACGTGATGGCCGGTTGGCCGCTTTCGAACCCGACAAAATTATCGAGGCGATCCGCAAGGCAGTGCAGGCGGTCGGGGGAAGTGACCTCGAAAAACCGAAACAGATTACCGCCCAGGTTTCCGGGATTCTTGAAGTCATCTACAAGGACGGTCGGGTTCCGACCGTGGAGAATGTTCAGGACCTGGTTGAAAAATGCCTGATCGAAAATGGCCACGCCCGGGTTGCCAAGGCCTATATTCTTTACCGGCAGCAGCATGCCTCGTTGCGTCGCACCCAGCAGTTCATGCAGGAGGCCGCCGAGTCGGTCGATTCCTATCTCACCCAGGAGGACTGGCGGGTTAACGAAAACGCCAACATGGGGTATTCCCTGCAGGGGCTGAATAATCACATCGCCGCCAACATCACCAGCAATTACTGGTTGAGTAAGATCTATCCGGGGTACATCGCCGACGCTCATCGCAACGGCGATTTTCACATCCATGATCTCGGCATGCTGTCGGTCTACTGTTGTGGCTGGGATCTCAAGGATCTGCTGCTCAAGGGGTTCACCGGGGCCTACGGCAAGGTTCAGAGCGGTCCGGCCCGGCATTTTCGCACCGCTCTCGGTCAGGCCGTCAACTTTTTCTACACCCTCCAGGGTGAAGCGGCGGGGGCCCAGGCCTTCGCCAGCTTCGACACCCTGTTGGCGCCCTTCATCCGCTACGACGGGCTCACCTACGCCGAGGTGAAGCAGGCGATGCAGGAGTTCATTTTCAACATGAACGTGCCGACCCGGGTCGGCTTCCAGACGCCGTTCACCAACATCACCATGGACTTGGTGCCACCTTCCGGGCTTGGTGCCGAAGGCGTTGTGATCGGTGGTGAAATCCAGGAGGCGACCTACGGCGAGTTCCAGGTTGAGATGGATCTCTTCAATCGAGCCTTCTGCGAGGTGATGATGGAAGGTGACAGCTCCGGCAGGATCTTCTCCTTTCCGATTCCGACCTACAACATCACCCGCGATATCGACTGGGACAGCGAGCGGCTCAAACCGGTCTGGGAGATGACCGCCAAGTACGGAATCCCCTATTTTTCCAATTTTATCAACTCCGACATGGATCCGGAGGATGCCCGTTCCATGTGTTGTCGGCTGCGTCTCGACAATCGTGAGCTGCGTCGTCGTGGTGGTGGCTTGTTCGGTTCCAATCCGCTCACCGGGTCGATCGGCGTGGTCACCGTCAACCTGCCGCGTGCCGCCTATCTGGCCGACAGCATAACCAGCTTCTACGCCCGCATCTCGGAACTGATGCGCTTCGCCTTTGAGTCGCTGGAGATCAAGCGCAAGCAGTTGGAACGGTTCACCGCCGAGGGACTCTACCCCTTCAGCCGTTTCTACCTCTCGGGGGTCAAGGAGCGTTCGGGGCGTTTCTGGGACAACCATTTCTCCACAGTCGGCCTGCTCGGCATGAATGAGGCGGCCCTGAACCTGCTCGGTTGCTGTATTGACAGTGAGGAGGGCAAGTCCTTTGCCGAGGGAACTCTCAAGTTCATGCGCCAGCAGTTGGAGAGCTATCAGGAGGAAACCGGCCATCTCTACAATCTGGAGGCCACCCCCGCCGAGGGGACCAGCTACCGGCTGGCCCGCCTTGACCGTGAACGTTACCCGGATATCCGGGCCGCCGGTGAAGAACAGCCCTATTACACCAATTCGAGCCAGTTGCCGGTTGGCTGTACTGAGGATATTTTCTGGGCACTCAAACACCAGGATGACCTGCAGACCCTGTATACCGGCGGAACCGTTTTTCATGGTTTTCTCGGTGAACGCCTTGAAGACTGGCGGTCGGCCCGTCTGCTGGTCAGGCGAATTGCCGAGAATTTTCATTTGCCCTATTTCACCATCAGCCCGACCTTCACCATCTGTCCGGTGCATGGCTATATTTCCGGCGAACATTTCGCCTGTCCCCATCACCGCAACGAAGGCGCGGCGGCCTGACGAGGTTGAATCATGTCCGATTGGCAAGGACTTTACTGGAGCGCGGTCGCATTGACCCAGTCACGGAACGGTGCGCGCCCGCTCGCATCCAGAGGAGGATCAGATGGCGACCAAGTGCGATGCAAGAACGGAGGTTTACTCAAGGGTGTGCGGATTCTTTCGCCCGGTTCAGCAGTGGAACAAGGGGAAGAAGGAAGAGTTCAAGGACCGTGCTGAATACCTGGTAGCCCAGAAGGGCAAGGACTGATACCGGGACTGACTTATGGCAATTAAAGGTTTTCAGGGAACAAGCCTGTTGGATTATCCCGGCAGGATTGCTTCCCTGGTTTTTTTTTCCGGTTGCAATCTGACCTGCCCCTTCTGCCACAATCCTTCCCTGGTCCTTGCCCCGGAAACCCTTGACGATTACCCGCTTGAGGCGGTGCTGGAGGATCTGGAAGCCAGGCGCGAATTTATTGACGGGGTGGTGATGACCGGCGGTGAGCCGACCCTGGCGCCGGAGTTGGTCTGCCTGGCCGAGCAGGTCAAAGATCTTGGTCTGCTGGTCAAGATCGATACCAATGGGTTGGCCCCCCAGGTTCTGGAGTCACTGCTTCAGCGGCGCTGGCTCGATTTCGTCGCGCTGGATCTGAAAACCTCCCCGCAACGTTATGGTGAGCTTCACCGTGGGCCGGTCAGTCTCGGCGTGTTGCGGCGTACCGTCGAGTTGTTGTTGCAGGGCGGGATGGAATATGAGTTGCGTACTACCTGTGTTCCCGGTCTCGTTGAGAAGCGTGATATCGAGGCCCTCGGCAAACTGGTGAGCGGGGCTTCGCGCTGGGTGCTGCAGCAGTTTGTGCCGGAGCATGCCCTGGATGATGGCTGCAGTGCTTTGCAGCCACATTCCCCCGAAGCCATGGAAGATCTGCGGTCTGTTGCTGCCGGCTATGTGGATGAGGCGGTGTTGCGGGGACTCTGATCCGGATTTTCGGGGGACAAGAATCACACAGAAAAGCCGCGGCCCGAAAGGTCGCGGCTTTTCTGTTTTAGTGACAACAAAGACAGGCTAAGTGGACGTGGTCAGGAATTCAGCCACAGCAGCAGGGAAAAAAACAGCACCACCAGGACGCTTCCGGCCAGGGTGTAGAGCAGATAATTAACAATGTTGCGATCCCGATTCGATGGTGCCATGAGTCCCCCTGGAATTAGTTTTCCCTTAATTTGCAACAAGGATGCCATTTGCGGGAGACGATCCCGTTATAGGTAGAACTTGCTGTTATGATTGAGAAAAAGAACAGACACGTAAAGAAGATGCGAGGCTGTCGGGGGAGGACTGTTACGGTAAAATGCCGAAATTGGTTATTTGGCCGGACAATCAGTGTCGATGATAAATCAGATAGTCGGAGAGCGCCGCACAACAACGAGGTGCGGGCTCTCTGCGTTGCCGGCACACGATCATGCCGGCAATTGCCTGGACTGAAATGCGTTTTTCCAAAAATCTGCGGCGCACCATCAGATTCGCCGCAGATTTTTGGGAAGCGCGGGCAGGACAATGACTTGCACTCTTCGCCGGTGATGAGTTCACTGATTCAGATTTCAGTGTTCAGTGAGCTTGTGGCAGAAGAGACAGCGAAATTTTGGCGGATGCTTGGGCGGAAAAGGAATCTTTTCTTCGGTGTGGCATTCTTTGCAGAATTTTTCCCCCGCTTTTTTCCCTTCGTTGCGGATGATGGGGTAATACTTCTGGTGAATGTTGTCAAAGGGGACCCTGGTGGTTTTTTCCTGTCCCGAGATCAGGAAAAAAGTACCGAGAACGGCAATCATAATAGCAACAAAAATCAGATCACGTTTTTGCAAGGCCATGATTTCATAAACCCTTCGTTCCAGCTCTTACGTTCGTCTGGTTGAGGTGATGACGTTAATCCCCGCTGCGCAGGGTGTCGAGGAAGCCTTCCAGCTTCATTCTGTTGGCAGCGTCGAGTTCCCCCGGCCGCTGGTTGAACAGCTTCAGCAGTGGATACCTGAGCTGTTGACGAATGAGCATTTCTTCAATCTGTTGCGAGGGGGCGTTGCTGCTGAACAGCAGGATTCCGTCTGTCGGGGTGTGATCAAGATCATCCCGGCAGAAACTTGTCCGGGTGAAGATGTCGTACGGCAGGGTGAATTGACGGTACTGTTCGACCAGGGAATCGCTTTCGAAAGGCATGGCGGCCTGTCGCCCCTGCTCACAGTAAATGACGGCCGCGCCCTGTTCTTCAAGGGTTTCATAAAGGTTGCTGCAGAGGGGGATTTCACCGATACAGGCAAGTTGCAGTTGTTGCGGGCGTCGCGGTTGATGTTCCAGTTCGATAAGCCGGCTGTCAACCTGGTCCGCAAAGACCTGGGGATCTCCCTGCATGTCACAGGTCGCCAGCAGCAGTTCGATGACCTGTCTGCTTGAACCGCGTTGCTGTTCGCGAAACAGGCAATCGATCCGGTTGATTTTGCCGCGAATCCGGTTCAGCTGCTGCCGGGCCCGGTCGATGTCGGCCGGTGCGGCGCCGAAATGTCGTGCCAGTTTTTTTATCTCCAGGGCCAGGCTTTCCGCCGAGCGGTCCGCCGGATAGGTGAAGGGAATGACGCTGACATCGTGCAGCTTGAGCAGGGCGGCCAATTCGCCGATTCCGGGCCGGTTATTGGTGACCACGATGACTTCGCGGATGCCATGACGCAGAATGCAGCTGTAGAAGCCTTTGAGCCAGGGGTCGCAATGGACCGGGAAGCCTGCCAGTTCGGCCTCGTCGATCAGCTCTCCGGGATTTTCTGCCGCCAGAAAGAGCTGCCGCAGATCAACCGGTTGCCTGCCTGCGGCGATCAGGATTTCAAGCGGAATCGTAGCGGTAAAGCCAATCATGTGGTGGTCTTCCTTTCAACTCAATCGGACTTGATGAACAACAGGTAGATCATCAGTCCGATGATAACGACCCCGCCGCCGATGAAGACCAGCAGCGTCGAATTGGATCCCCCCTGGAGGTCGGTTCCCTGCTGCAGGGTATATGAGATCAGCCAGACGAAGCCGGTCAGGCCCATCACCGATCCCAGGAACCCGTACCAGCGTTTGAAAAGGCAGAGCGCTGCGATGATGCCCATGGAGCCGAGAAAGGCCGGATTTTGAACAAGTTCGGCGAGGTTCATCTGCCGCAGCAGTTCCACCAGGTGTTCGGTCTGCAGACTTTGGAAAAACTCCTTGAGAGCTTCCATCTTGGTCCCCTTTGTTGTGGCCGGCAGTCAGTGAATCAAAATTGAGCAATGGTAAATCATTGCCATCGCAACCGCAAGTCTCTGTCGTGGGAGGTCACGGCTGTAAGTGGTGGAAGGGATCGCGGTTGACATTTTACAGGGGGCACACTAGCATCATATATTCGCCCTCAGGGTCCCGTCTCTTTCTTCGGGTCCCTTTTCCCTGGTTCTGTCGGAAGAGATAACTGGCACGATGGTACAACGACCCATAGGTATTTTTGATTCGGGGATTGGTGGCCTGACGGTTCTCAAGGAGGCGATGCGGCTGCTGCCGGAAGAAAGATTTGTCTACCTCGGTGATACCGCGCGCGTGCCGTATGGAACCAAGAGCCCGGCGACCGTCATAGGCTATGCCGAGCAGGCGGCCGGATTCCTGGTTTCCCGGGGGGTCAAACTGTTGGTGGTGGCCTGCAACACCGCATCTGCCGTAGCCCTGCCTCACCTGGCGGCCTGCTTTCAGCTGCCGGTCGTTGGTGTGATCGAGCCCGGA includes the following:
- a CDS encoding 2-hydroxyacyl-CoA dehydratase family protein, translated to MIGFTATIPLEILIAAGRQPVDLRQLFLAAENPGELIDEAELAGFPVHCDPWLKGFYSCILRHGIREVIVVTNNRPGIGELAALLKLHDVSVIPFTYPADRSAESLALEIKKLARHFGAAPADIDRARQQLNRIRGKINRIDCLFREQQRGSSRQVIELLLATCDMQGDPQVFADQVDSRLIELEHQPRRPQQLQLACIGEIPLCSNLYETLEEQGAAVIYCEQGRQAAMPFESDSLVEQYRQFTLPYDIFTRTSFCRDDLDHTPTDGILLFSSNAPSQQIEEMLIRQQLRYPLLKLFNQRPGELDAANRMKLEGFLDTLRSGD